A section of the Humulus lupulus chromosome 2, drHumLupu1.1, whole genome shotgun sequence genome encodes:
- the LOC133818553 gene encoding xanthohumol 4-O-methyltransferase, translated as MELTPNDQTEAALRGEANVWKNINGIADFMVLKCALELRIPDIVHSHSAPITLAQIASSVPDSPSLNLSYLSRIMRLLVRRKIFSQHKSLDGEEVLYGPTHSSRLLLSKTTLPDQVTLAPFVAFMTHPYLSAPWRCLARCVKEGGNGFEMVHGGRQLWDLAPGNPEFNKLFNDGMESTARITMMAILSEYRDVFCGIGSLVDVGGGFGGSISAIVKSHPHIKGINYDLPHVVATAPTYTGLVSHVGGNMFEWIPTADAVFMKWILHDWADEDCVKILKNCRRAIPEKGGKIIIVDIVLEPEANGLFDDAAVMLDIALMALTRGKERTEKEWKKVLEEGGFPRYQIFKIPALTSVIEAYPQ; from the exons ATGGAGTTGACACCGAATGATCAAACCGAGGCAGCTCTAAGAGGTGAAGCGAACGTATGGAAAAACATTAATGGAATAGCAGATTTCATGGTCCTGAAATGCGCCTTAGAGTTGAGAATCCCTGATATCGTACACTCGCACTCCGCCCCAATCACTTTGGCCCAAATTGCTTCTTCTGTTCCAGATTCTCCCTCTCTGAACCTCTCCTACCTATCTCGCATCATGCGTCTACTTGTACGTCGTAAGATATTCTCTCAACACAAATCACTAGACGGTGAAGAAGTTCTCTACGGGCCTACTCACTCATCTAGGTTGCTCTTAAGCAAAACTACGTTGCCGGATCAGGTAACTTTGGCTCCGTTTGTTGCATTCATGACCCATCCCTACTTGTCGGCTCCATGGCGCTGCTTGGCCAGGTGTGTCAAAGAAGGCGGCAACGGTTTTGAGATGGTCCACGGAGGCCGCCAATTATGGGACTTGGCTCCAGGGAATCCGGAGTTCAACAAGCTTTTCAACGATGGCATGGAGAGCACGGCCAGAATAACAATGATGGCAATTTTGTCCGAATACAGAGATGTCTTTTGTGGGATCGGTTCTTTGGTCGACGTCGGTGGTGGGTTTGGCGGCTCAATATCTGCGATTGTGAAATCTCATCCGCACATAAAAGGCATCAACTATGATCTACCCCATGTTGTCGCCACCGCTCCAACGTACACCGGACTAGTGTCCCATGTTGGTGGTAACATGTTTGAATGGATCCCCACAGCCGATGCAGTTTTCATGAAG TGGATACTTCACGATTGGGCCGATGAAGATTGTGTGAAGATCTTGAAAAATTGTAGAAGAGCAATACCTGAGAAGGGTGGAAAAATTATCATAGTTGACATAGTTTTGGAGCCAGAGGCCAATGGGTTATTTGATGATGCAGCTGTGATGCTCGATATTGCACTAATGGCACTAACACGTGGAAAGGAGAGAACCGAAAAGGAGTGGAAGAAGGTGTTGGAAGAAGGAGGTTTCCCTCGCTACCAAATCTTCAAAATTCCAGCTTTAACATC